The DNA sequence GCCAATACCATGCGGTTTGCCGGTAACTACATGCACAACTCGCTCTATGACTTCACCTCCAATCCATGGCACGAGTCAGGCAAGTGGGTATTCAAGACCGAGGAGCTCATGAAGGCAGACCCCCAGAAGTACTTCTTCTTGGAGGGTAACTGCGATGACAACCCGATGCTGCATAAGGATTACAAAAAGAATCAGCAGGCCATCTTATCACCCCTGTCATTTCGGATCGAGGTAATGAATGAGCGGATCGCTAAGCTCCCCAACTGTTACTACCCATCATTCAATGACGAGCGCCACGTGACGGCTAACGTGTTCGCTTACGACCAGAACGATTCAGGTGTTTGGGTACCAACGCTCAGTGACTACAACCCATCGAAGCCGCTGGAAATAAGCTTCGACTTCAACGCCAATATCTGTAGTGCTGTTGTTTGCCAGGAGAGTGCCAAGGAGCTACGGATTATCAACGCACCCTACTCCAAGCAGGCCGATAAAGATCGCACGTTAGTGGAGACCCTGGTGTACAAGATCTGTAGTCTCTACAGTGGACATGGCAAGAAGGAAGTCTTCCTCTATGGTGATGCTTATGGTAAGTCCAAGTCAGCCAACAGCAAGACAACGCTTTATGAACAGGCAACGCAAGTATTCAGAGACGCCAAGTGGAAGGTATTCGATCGGGTGATCAAGTTCAATCCAGACCACGTCGACAAGTTCAACCTCATTGACAAGATTCTGCTCGAGAACACTGATCAGTACCCAAGAGTGAGGATCAACCAGAATACCTGTAAAGCCTTGATCATATCGATCCAGAACTCACCCATCGAGCCAGGCTTCGAGAAGGACAAAGGTTCGGAGGAAAGCTCAATTGCTCAGGAGTTCGCAACTCACCTTAGTGACTGCTTCGACTACATCCTGTATGCCAAATACTCAGCAGCTGGCCGGAAGCGGAAGGGCAAAGCTGGTGAGATTCGATTCCTTGGATCGTGACCTATCGAGTAGCCCGAGCCGGCGACGGAGCCGTGAGCAAGGCTCGTCGTCGGCCAGGCTCGGCTGAGCGCACCCCCCTTTCATATATTCGGGATTTTGCCTTCCGGTAATTACCGAAAACAGAAAGGGCGTAGCCTCGACAAAGACTCGACTGGAAAAATAAAGGTAAGTCGAAAACGCAAAGCCGTGGCCGACAGTCTACTAAGCTCAAATCACATTGGAAGGGTTTTGGGGTCGAAAAACGTCCTTTTTGCCCGGTAATCACCTACACAAATTGCACCATGGTAAAACTGTTGCCGATGTCCGCATTCTTCAAGCTCCTGCAGGATGCCGAGAATGATGGCTTTTCGATCAAATACCGAAAGACCGATGGCAAGTCCGGTCAGAAACACGACTGCCGCAAATCACGAAAGCGCTTCGAAGGCCGGGGCAACAAGAAAGGAGCTGGCCTGAGATACGACGTCTTTGAGAAGGGCGTCCTGCTGCTGGAGGATGCCAGTGGTAATGTTTTCTCCCTACGTACCCGATTAATCACGCATTACCGCTTCAAAAACGATCAGGAGTGGCACCGCATTAAACGCAGTTGGTAAATGTCAGTACGCAAATTTGATCACAATCTTTACCACCTCAGTGGCGCTGGTGCCTCGGTGGTCATTACGCCGGCGGTCGATATCATGCATGGCGATGAGAAAGCCCTGTCGGCCGTCACAGCAAAAGCTGCCGGTGCTACCGACGACTGGGTGAAGTGGGGCCCCAATGATGACGAGCCCAACCAGGTGGTGGCCCTGAACTGGGAGTCACCCTCAAAACCCAGTTTGATGGACCAGGCTAAAGAGTTTATTCTGGGCGCTGGCGTGGCTCCTTTCCGGAAGCGCTTTGAGAATGGAAAGGTCGTTTACGAGCGGGACGACTTTCAGCAGATCGACGAGTGGTTCGAACTGGAGGAGATTTTCGAGAAATACCTTGAACTCGCGGCCTTGAGCATGGTCTTTTGTGAGCAGGCGTTCGTCAATTTTTCGATTGGTGAAGGCAGCGATATTAGTATACAGGCTATCCAGCCGCTAAAATGTCGTATTGCCAAGCCTAAACTCGGGATCGATACCGTGCTGATCAGTCCCCAGTTCGGCTCCGGCAAAAAGCCCACGCAGCTGGCCAGGCTGCCGGTATTCGTCCGGAAAGATCCAACCAAGTACGCTGAATCGATCATGATTCTTAAAAAGGCGCAGATCGGCCAGGATTTTCATAACCTGGGGCTTTTCTGGGGTACCAAGTACTGGACCAAAGTGGCCAACAAAATCCCGCTCTACCACCTGAACGGGCTGGAAAATGGCTACAACATCAAATACCTGATCGAAATCGAGGAGAGCTATTTCGTGGGGGATGATGAGAATCCGGAGGACGAATCGGATGCCAAGCTGATCGAGGCCCGGAAGGATGCGTTTATGGCCAAAATCGACGAGTTTCTGGCCGGCGTTGAGAATGCTGACAAAGCTGTCGTGATCATTGGCGATCTGACGGGATCGGATGGAAAAGCCAAGGATATGATCCGGATCAAGCCCATCGACAACAAAATGACCGATGACGCTTACACCAAAATCTACGGAGCAGCGTCCACCGCGCAGGCCCAGGGCCATGGCATCCTGCCGGTATTGGCCGGCATTGCGGAAGGCGACAAACTTGGTGGGTCAGGATCGGAACTGGAGCATGCAGCCATGTACCAGGTCGCTTACCGAACACCTTCCTACCGGCGCCATCTACTCAAACCCCTGAATATGGCTCTCAAGCTGATGAACCTGGATCGGGACGCGAAAGGCTCGATCGAGTTTCGTTTCGTCGATATCGAATTTACCACGCTCGACAAGAATCCGACGGGCAAACAAAACTCACTTGGTGCATGATGACTTACCTGGCTTCCGACATACTGGCCCAGCAGGAATACTTTCGTCAATTAGTGGCGAAGGATGATCAGCTGCAGACGTTTCTCTTCGAGGGTGGGGAGGATATCGAGCACTTCAATGAGAAGTCGAAAGCGCCCGATTTTCAGTATCCATGTCTGGTATTGTTTATGCCCATGCTGGAGATCGATGATCCGGGTTACGGCAATATCGATGCCAACCAGGATAATGCCTTCGCCATCCTGTACATGCCGACCGAAGATACCGATGCGGCCAGGAATGAAGCGCTCCAGCGGGGGCAGCTGGCAGCATTCCGCGTGATCGCCCAAATCCGTAAGGATGCCAGATCCGGAATCTTTCGTCTGCCGGAAGAGCGCAAGTGGCGGGTCAGACCCATGTCGAACGTTGGTCCGGATAAAGCTCACGGCTCCATGGTCGACTTCAACATCATTACCAACGCCAATGCCCAGGTAGGCTTCTCGGACTGATAGAAGAGCTCGGTGCAGAACTCGCTGCCATTATTGGCACTTTCCGGCTCAATGCGCTCTCGGAGTACAAGTATGCCCTGCAGCGGGAAAAGATCAAAATGACCGGTGAGCTCATGGACTCCTTCGAGTCTGAGCTTCGCGTGCAGGCCCAGCAGTTTGTTTTCGAGTGCGTGATTCGTTTCGAGGATTACGGTCGCTACAAAGACATGAAAGGGCTCAATACCGGCGACAAGATGGCTCCCCAGGAGGCCATGGAGTATTTCGTTGAAAAAGCCGGCGTGGCCAACTTCCTCAAAAACATCTGGACAGAGCGGTACGCTGTGACCAACAAACGAGGTAAAAACAAGGGGCTAAAGAGTGTCCAGCGTCTGATTCGGGATATTGCCTGGGGCGTCCGGATTGCCCGGTACCGGGAGATTCGGCACGAGCGCAAGGGTCGGGGCTGGTACAACAGCACCACCAAAAAACTATACGGAATCACCACCGAGCGTATCCGTCAGGCGGCTGCTTTGGCTGCGTTGCGCTCGGTTAAAAATACTCTGGAGGGAAAAGGAAAATGATTGACCCAATCGCTTCGCTCAGCTTCTTACCACTGCAGCTGAGCCGCAATGTTGTCGAGCACGTGATCGAGGCTGTCGATCCGGGCAGTGCGCCCGATCGGAGTGTGCTATCTTATTTTTTACGGATCGATGTGCCAGAGTTTCCACAATCGCCAACGCTGGTCGAACTGACTACGATGGAGGGACGCGAAAAGCCCCCTGTGACGGTTGGCGGGGCCACGACGTATGAAGGGGCGTTTTTTTCTATTGAGCAGATTCTGGACGGGTTTCTGAGCCTCCAGAAGCCTCAGTTTCGTCAGGCCATGATTAGTGCCATTGCCAGTTTGACAATGCCCTACCGGTTAGCCCAGATCATTCAGCCCCTGAACACGGTTGTAAACTGCCCCGTAAAGTGGATTATTAAGGCAGGCCTCAATGATATTGATTTTGCTGGCTGGGGTGACCGCTTCTTCGACGTCTATCAGGGCGACGCTCGTCGCTTCCTGACCTGGCAGCCCGATCGTAAACTAGTCGCAGCTGAACAGGAAGAATATCTGTACTTCCTGATGAACTGCTCACCACTGCCCCTGGTGACCCGCATTCGGCTCGAAGTGTTCCGGACTGATGGTTTGCTACCAGAAGCCACAACGCTGATGTCGATCCAGAACGTGCTGCAAAATCAGGTGCTGTGTCTGCCCGTTGGACCGGCTGTACTGGGCATCGACCTGACCAATGTAGTCGAGTATAGGATCTGGCTGGCCAACGAGAATAACGAGCGAATCAGTGAGGTCAGAACGTATGAGATCGATCAGCGGTACCGCCGTACTGAGCGCTGTATTTTGTTTTCCAATTCGCTGGGTGGCTACGATACGCTGCGTCTGCTGGGCAGTGGACTGGAGACGTTTCACGTCGACCGGACCCTGGCCGAACGGGAACGACCGGCAGGAGCAGGGGCTGACTTTTCCGAGCTTTACGTGATCGATACGCTGGGCGAGCGGACGCTGACCATTCAGTCCGGCTACGTGGAGCGTGATGATTTGAGAACGCTGAAGTATTGGGATGAAGTCCTGCTGTCTCAGGAGTGGTACCTGGTCACGGATGCCGGCCACGTGCCGCTGGAGCTGGTGACGACGGACCTGGTCGACGGTGACGACGAAGCTGATCTGATTGCCCGAACCTTTACCTTCCGGCACGTGGCCGCCGAAACAAATTATTCGCTGCTGCCCCCAGCGCCACCCACCAAGACCAGACCCACTGCCTGGCGTGGTGCGGGTTTGCTGTACCTGCTCGACGGGTTCGGAAAACGGCTCGGACTGGCCAGGCCTGTCCGACTGCAGAAGTACTACCTCGATGACAGTACGCTGGTCAAGCCACTGGTCGAAAAACCCAATACCCCTGGCGATCCGGACTACATTCCCCCCAGGCCTGTACCGGGTGTAGCCGTCGGCTCCAGTCCGTTTTTGAACGTGGCTATCAGCCGGGCCGGCAGCTACAAACGAGCCACGTGTCCCAATGGCCAGCAGGGAGGGGAAGCGCTGATTACGGTTGCTGCCGGCAAGTATGGTGGGGAAACGCAGGAAGATGCCGATAACCGGGCGGAAGCGGAATTTGTCAGCCTCGATACGCAGGCTTTTGCCGATAGTGCCGGCACGTGCTCGCTGAGCGAAACCTATGACTGGGCTGTACCGGCCAATCAATGGCACATGCGCTTGAGCGTACCTGGTCAGATTGCCATCTTCCACACCAATGGGGTCGATGGTCCGGCTGATATGGGTAATGATCAATCGCTGCAAAACAGTACGGGGCCCTTCGTTTACCCCAGCGGTACCGCTGATATGAATTTTCCGATCGGCGATCTGAACTGGTACTTCTACACCTACGGCTCACCTGGCCAGGCTAAGCGCGTCCGGGTGTACAAAAATTCTGTACTCCAGTACGATTTGAACGTCATACTGAACGGGGATGGCTACGAGCGATTTGCCCTCTGTTACCGACCAGGTGGGAATATACCGGTGCTCAACGGGGAGAAATGGTACATCAAATATGAAAACCAATGAGCGTAGAGATTCGCATTAACAACCAGGTTGCTGATCTATCCAAAGGGGGGCAGATCGATCTGGAACTGACCAACCCAAATTTGACGTATGAGACCCTGTTCACCCAGAAGGCAACCTGGCCAGCGGTTCAAATGTCGCCCGTCAACCGGCGTATTTTTGGCTTTTCCGATAACCTGCAGGTAGCCGGGCCTGATCGCTTCGAGGTAGCTATGCTGTACAACGGCCAGGTTATTCAGGAAGGCATCGGTATTCTGGGCGATACCGGCCAGCAGTACCAGCTGCAGATGGTGGAGCCACTGGGGGAGTTCTTCGGTATTTATCAGTCGATGTACCTCAGTGAGATCGCCTTCGGGTCAATTCCCATGGCAGCTTTTAGTCCGCTGCTTACGGTAAACAGCGAGCCGGCGTTCTGCTTTCCCAAAACGCTGAATCCTGACTTCTTTGGCAACAATGGTGCATCGATAGGCTATAACGGATACGTCAATGATCCAGGCAGTTCGGCCAGTCCACGCTGCCCGGCTGTGTTCATAAAATGGTTGCTGCAGCAGATCGAGCTAAAGACGGGTACCCAGATCAGCGGTGTGCTCAAAGACCATCCCCAGTTATCGCAGCTGATACTGATGAGTAACCGCTCGATGGAGAATGCAACGGAACTCGTCGCTCGTAATTACCTGCCCAACTGGACCATTGGCGAGCTACTGCTGCAGCTACGCAAATGCCTAAACCTGAGCTTTAACTTCCAGCCTGCCCGTCGTAAGTTAAGTATTGGTTTAACCGATACTATATTCAAGCAGGCGACTCAGGACAACTGGTCGACTAAAGCCGTGAAGGGCTACAAGAAACGAGAGGAGCCCAATCGCCGGCTCCAGCTGACGTTTGAACTGGACTCCAAAGATGCGTTGCTCAAAGACAGACCAGCCAGTGTGGCTGATTACGTAACGCCCGGTACCGGAGCTGGCATTGCTAAAGTGCCAACCAGGCTTTGTCCCTTGTTAGTCGATCAGGCCACAGGCGTACAGACGATGCGTCAGCCTGGTCAGACGTCGCAATTTGCTCAGGGAGCCAATGACTGGCAGTCGCGGATTGCGTTCTGGAATGGGGTTACCGGTGGGGTAGGGGTAGCGTTGCCCAGCCTGGGTGGGATTCGACTCGACTGGAACGGGGCCGGTGGTTTATACGATACCTTTTGGAAGTATACCGAAGCCTTCCGGATGGGAATGTTTTACGCAGAGCGATCGATGCTGCTCAACGAAACGGATCTGGCCAGCCTTGATTTCAGTCGCAAAAAGCACATTAATGGAGTTGACTTCGTCGTGGCCAGGATTAACGTCAGCCTTCCGGTAAAGAAAGCGGCCCAGTGCCTTCTCATTCGGGCTTGAGGTGAACATAGTTGGGAAGGATTGTGCAAGTCATAACATGACCGCTTAGTTGATTAAGACGCCAGTAAAGTGTGTTTACCTTGAGACTATCTATTTGTCCGCTACTTTCGCAAAAATTAATAATCCATCCTTTTTTCAACGTTTCTATCTTTAGACCCCCATGACTCGATTTTTTCTCCTGTTCACATCATTTGTTATTCTAGTTTCTATTACCACTTCTTGTATCGATCATCGACTTGGTGGTCCACTTTCGCCAACTCGGTCAAGACTTACTCGAATTGAGAACAGGATAACCAAACAGATTACAATTTATACGTATGATCAGGCCAACCGGCCCGCTTCATTCTCGGTTTCTGATGGTCGATCAGGCCGATACGAGTATAATGATGCAGTGCGAAGTGCGGGGCGTCTGTTTCTCTCAGATTCGACGGTCCTTTCCATTTCAGATCCGGCAGGACAACTTCCTGGTCCGGAAGCGAAACGGGGGTTTACGACAAACTTATACGATGTAATAAACGGTAATCCAGCGCATTTTCTTTACGGGGGGATTTACACACTCGACAGTACAGGACAACTAACTGAAGCCAATTTACTTGTTTCGGGACAAGCCACAAATGGGAGATTTGTTTCGGGGGGAAATAATGTGGTGAGTTCATCTGTAAATACAATGCGTTTCCGCAGCCGTTATACATACAGTCATGATTCGCACATTAACCCATTTTATGGCTTAGTTGGTGAAACTATATATCCTTTCAATCCCAGCTCTCTCAGAGAGGGAGGTAGACGAGAAGCACTTCAATTCAGCCGTAACAACATAACGGAAATAGCAAATGTTGATGGAAATGGTGTCACAACTTATACATATACTTACAACTCCGAGGGCTTGCCAATAACGTTACAGGGCGAAAACACAGATTTCATATTCACTTACGAACAGTACTAAGCGGAGTGTTCGTAACAAGCCTAAAAAAATAATCTTAGATGTTTATTTGATGCATTAGATGGTGCTAAGGGATGCCCTGTAAGTAAACTGGATGTTGAAAAAGTCTGAAAGCGTCCCTAGCAACAACACTAGATTTCGATAACTCTACCTAAGCCCTGGCAAACAGCCGGGGCTTTTTGTGTCCTATTGTAGCCCAGAAATAGCCCTTCTTTTGCTATCCGACGCATTAAGCGCGTGAGGATATGGCATTTCAAACGAACGAGAAAGTATCAATAACCGTCCTGATCGAAGGTGATAAAGCCAGGAATGAGCTGGCTGTACTGGAGGGGGAAGCCAAAAAGCTGGAGCGTGCTTTGAAAGAAGCACCCAAAGGGACTCAGGAGTGGGCTGAGCTTTACAAAGAACTGGGGCGCAACCAAGATGCCCAGAAAGCACTCCGTCAGGAGGTCGGCCTGACGGGTATGACCATGACCCAGCTGGAGAGAGAAGCCAAGTCACTGGTCAAAGAGATGAAGAATCTCACTCCAGGGACTGAGGAGTACATCGCAGCTTCCGGGAAGCTGAAAGAGGTAAACGGACGGATCGTCGAGCTCCGGAAGGATTACAAGGTGCTCGACGATGAGATTGAAAAAGTGACCGCTACGACGGCCGACTGGGATGACGAAAATAAACGGGCAACGCTGACCACTAAACAACTTAAGGAGGTTGCGGCTCAGCTGGGGAAAGAAATCGACGAACTCGTACCAGGTACAAAAGAACACGCTGCTGCCGTTCAGAAGCTCGACGATGTCAATAAGAAAGTTAATACGACCCTAACGGATCAACCATCCCGTTGGAAAAGGGCTCAGGACGCTGTTGTGGCCTACGTAGGTGCCTTCAGTATTATGAGCGCCATCGAGCAAGCGTTCAATTTCATTAAAGAGGGTATAACTGATGCCCTGGCGCTGGGTGATTCGATGGCCGACGTGGCGAAGTCGACGGGTATGGCCACGACTGAAGTGGCTGGTTTGTCGGACGAACTCGACAAGCTCGATA is a window from the Spirosoma rigui genome containing:
- a CDS encoding DUF5977 domain-containing protein codes for the protein MIDPIASLSFLPLQLSRNVVEHVIEAVDPGSAPDRSVLSYFLRIDVPEFPQSPTLVELTTMEGREKPPVTVGGATTYEGAFFSIEQILDGFLSLQKPQFRQAMISAIASLTMPYRLAQIIQPLNTVVNCPVKWIIKAGLNDIDFAGWGDRFFDVYQGDARRFLTWQPDRKLVAAEQEEYLYFLMNCSPLPLVTRIRLEVFRTDGLLPEATTLMSIQNVLQNQVLCLPVGPAVLGIDLTNVVEYRIWLANENNERISEVRTYEIDQRYRRTERCILFSNSLGGYDTLRLLGSGLETFHVDRTLAERERPAGAGADFSELYVIDTLGERTLTIQSGYVERDDLRTLKYWDEVLLSQEWYLVTDAGHVPLELVTTDLVDGDDEADLIARTFTFRHVAAETNYSLLPPAPPTKTRPTAWRGAGLLYLLDGFGKRLGLARPVRLQKYYLDDSTLVKPLVEKPNTPGDPDYIPPRPVPGVAVGSSPFLNVAISRAGSYKRATCPNGQQGGEALITVAAGKYGGETQEDADNRAEAEFVSLDTQAFADSAGTCSLSETYDWAVPANQWHMRLSVPGQIAIFHTNGVDGPADMGNDQSLQNSTGPFVYPSGTADMNFPIGDLNWYFYTYGSPGQAKRVRVYKNSVLQYDLNVILNGDGYERFALCYRPGGNIPVLNGEKWYIKYENQ